DNA sequence from the Xyrauchen texanus isolate HMW12.3.18 chromosome 35, RBS_HiC_50CHRs, whole genome shotgun sequence genome:
attagaatgattattaaagggaaaaaatacttttttattaagtttaattcagtaacaaattcactgcaaaaaatcctattatcaagtgttttgtcttgttttccattttaatattGTCAAAaaagggatgagcgtccccgcgaCAGTGTGCCTCAGCCGAGTACAGTTTCAATCTCccccccccttagatcgggacacttaGTGCAaatcatagaagaggcgctgactgcacagagaaatgccagtttcagagtttgtatttatttacttgaccTGTTTTctaattatttgaactttaataaaggatgatgAATTAAAGATATAACGGTGAGGtctttcctttaaagatgctctgaaacgcaagttttgcttcagcggagtggCAACTCGGCTCTGCTATAtttcacaatgagagtgcttctgtatttacttattttgtatttttgcattataatgacctcatactttgtgatctacatcacctgaagtttttggaaagtttggagtgcatctggactgtgatctgtgtaattcttcctctcctcagtctggCACGAGCTGCGGTGCTGTTCTCGCGCATCACCATTAccgtttaatgtgatctcatgttacggtAGATCAGAtaaaacgactattcgacaatggaaaTTTATGTCGACAATGTTTTATTGTCAACGTTGAATCaatcacatgaaacacagctgtatgtgagatgagaagcatatttagatcACGAGAAGAATGCCATTGAATTTGCTCAGTCTTATGTGAAGCCGCGCCACCTTTTCCATTTCTACGACAGAATGTGTACCACTTACGTTACGTGAATAGAATGAGGTGCATATTTGTAGCCACATGGTGCGATTTTGCGAAACCATGATATGGAGGATAATTCCAAATTCTCTTTTTCCAACTTTCTACCCgttttttgtgtcttttggtatatcgcccacccctagctAGCATGTTTCAGCATATAGGTAGGAGTTGCTAGAACTTTTTAACATGCAGATACaaattgctagcatgttttaacatgtaggaaggtgttgctagcatgtggctaggcattgctagcaggttttagcatgtagctaggtgtcCCTAGCAAGTTTTAGCATGCAACTATGAGTTGTTAACATGTTATTAGGTGTTGTTAACATGTTCTAGCATGTTGTTTGACATGGCTAATATGTTGCATTCATACATGCTAACATGTAGCTAGGTGGTGTTAGCATGTGGCTTGGCATTACTAGTATATTTTAGTATGCAACTGTCTTCTTAGCATGTggctaggcattgttagcatgtttttctTGTTGTTAGGCGTTTGTTAGACATTGCTAGCATGTAGCtagcatgttttcaatgtttaatttGCACACCTCCCGCTTTCTTGCCTGCCCCAGTTTTTATCGCGCAGAGCAGTGACCCCCAGATGTGAGTTATGTGGAAGCAACTTGGCCAGAACAAACTATtgtgtggaccagactttatgccattAGTCCACTACCTATGACGATGGTGGAAATGATGGTCATATTAGCTGTTAATTAGCTGTTTCTTTTCTCTCTAGGATACGCAGGGCACGTGTCAGCGCTGACAACCGCGCGTAAACCCACCAGATGAGCGTACGACTGATGGACAGAGACAGACGCGAGGCTAGCGATAAGGTTCCTCCAGGGCTGATGTCAAGGACTGCCGTGAAACCCGTTTCTATGGAAATATCATAGGCAGTGTTCGCGAACCGAAATCCCTCTTTTTCGTGACTCTCTCGCACTCTGAGCTGGGCGAGTGGCTAGGGGCCTCGCGGAGTGTCTGCGCGGTAATGGAGCCTTCGCTCACggacaaaaatgaacaaatatctGCTTAGCTACAATCTAAAACTGTGGCGGAATGGAACAGGGTGTTCTGATCCAGTGCAAAATGCATGGACAGCAGTTTGGTGGATGACAAAAGGCCAATGTTTCAAAATTGAGTGGGAGCTGTATCATTCACTACTTTTGAAACCGATTCCAGGTTGACATTTATGGAGTAATAATACTGTCTTtatgctatctctctctctggcttGTATATGAATCTATAAATGTGCATTCCCCATTTTGCTGTTAAAGAGCTACTAACTTTTTTTACTTGatttcaaaatgattatttttattatttaaacatcTGTTTTAAACTTacataatgttattgttttttctaTACAAGTATGTTTTCTAACACGATGGCTTGGCCTTTATAATTGCGTTTCTCAAATTCTTTCTCCTTCCCTCTGTCAGATGGACTAAAGTGTTTGACCTATTCCAAAATGCTTGTGTTCTTATGTTTTTAAACAGGCAGGTGATGAAATATTGAAGAGTCTCAAATAATTATTCTTCAATGTAATGTTCTTTAACTCTAGAACAGCTTTTCTTTTCAATAAAGTCTTTACTGATGTTGTCAAGAGACCAGAGAACAATATCACTCTCCTTGTTTTAGGTTTTAGCCTGTAATGGGCTACAGGAGTGTTGGAAGCTAAATATTGTGCATTTAGTTTACGGATCGGAACTTGAATCATCTCAATTCAGAATGTTTTATCCTTTACAAAACTATTTCTGTGATTTTGACGTTATGATGCCTCCATGTTTTAGCACTCAAAATATATGGTTCCTGACACTGTTTTAATACATCTTATCAGCTCAAATacgttttatgtattatttagtaCCATTAGTAGTTTGTTATCTTCTGAGTCTGTTGAAAGAAAGCTGAAGGTAAGCAGTCCAGGTGACtaatatcgtcaccttcctaaaataatgtcctctgtaatttttggtcaaaaaatatttttgggccTAATCATCTCATGATATTTGGTTCAGTTTTCTGAAACACCtgaaaaaaattacttctaacattattttaggaaggtgatgaTATGAGAAATTGGGACCAAAAATGTTTAACTCAGTATATTGGATAAGCAGAACACCTTGAGCTTTCAACTGTCTGAGAGGAGAACTTTGGGATTTGTTGATAAATTGGCCAACTTTTGTGTTATTGTAGCTGTGTAAAAGAGTAGAAGGGCATTTTTGCTAAATCTGCAAATCTTTGTTTAGATATATTTATCTTGTGCCAAGCAGTCGTTATAGTCGTTGGTTTTATTGTGCCATATTATTTCTCTGATACAGGTTATGTTAGTAACAGATAAACAAGACTGCTACATTTTAGTATTTACAATTGATGTACAGTTACTAAGGCCATATTTATTGTAGGAGCTCAGCAGTTCTCATGTTAAGCCAGTAGAGGCTGAGATATGTCGCTGTATAGTTCTGAAAATAATCGTTTAGTCGTACAGCCATAGAAGCCATTATCATGGTTTTTCCGCATAATTCTCCATCACTGATGCTTTTCCTGGCTCTCCATTTGACcttgtttttacaatttaatgCATTGCAGACCTTATTAAGAACTATTGGATTCTCTTTTTGCATTTTGGCTGCTAGGTGATGCAACTGTCATTGCAATATTCGATTCGGTGCATGACTGCTTTTGGTCTGAAAGCATTTGATCTAGAAGTTGAATCCCAAAGCAATGTTGTGTATATTTACCTGATAGGGCATATGCAAAATGCTGATTAAgattaaaattgtgtttaattcAAGCGATTGATTTCATGTCATGCATAAAGTTTTATGTACATCAAATTTGCATGATATTCTCTAGACATACAGGGACCATAATGACTTCCTGAGCTTTTAAGAGGGGCCAAACTCATTTTGAAGGAATTTCACTCTTCCTCCTGCATTCATTGCTTATTGCCTTCAGTGTTAAATCCCTTTCCCTATACTGACATAGCCCTTCTCAttctgtaaataatttttttgcatcaaCTTTCATGTGCCtttgtgtatatgtatgcatCAACGAAAGATCCCCCTGCTGGACATGTATGACTTTTCTATGCTTTCTTGCATCAACATGTTAAAACTGTTCTTATTTACAAACCAAGCCTTTTCTGTAATGTGCCTATGCTATATTGGAGgaagtatacatttttaatttagcttTTCATATGAAACATAATCAAGCCTGAGAATAAAGTACTTATTCAACAATGAAGATTTGACTGTTCTTTTCAAACCTAAAAATGCATGACCAATTGTGTGTTTACAAAAGTTATTTAttctgtaaataatatttgtaaaaaatcatAGCCTACACATTCACACAGGTGAAACAGTTTTGACACTGATAGTCATGATTTTAGTTATTTTGCTCTATGAAATTTCAGACAAAACGGCGTGCTGTGGTATTGATGCTTCACATGCAGCATACAGCCACACCCCTCTGAGGTGCAATATTGTCAGTCATATTTAAGAATTACAAAAGAGCTCAATGGGAGTTGTGCAGTTTGCATTTCGTACCACTTTAAGTCCCTTAAAAGTCACTTTTCCACATGTACAGCAAGGAAATAACATCTAAGAAAACTGTGGATATCCATTCAGGTGCATCTCATTTTGAGGCCAAAGTCTATTTTCTCTGTTctgtccatatatatataaaaaaaagcagcTGGTTGTGTTTGGGGTGTTATCTACACCATGTATCcgatggttaaaaaataaaaaaaatattaatttgtggagAGATCATAATCTTATCTGacacccccccaaaaaagtaTAGTCCCAATAAAGGTCTTCTGTGCAATAATCCCATGGGGTGACATCTCTGCTCTTGGACACATTGATGTTTCCACATTCCTCTTCAGTCCGACTCTGTATAAGGAACAGACAAGTGCTGTAAACACAACATAGTTTCTCCTTCacaatgtttatttatgaaacattttcaaatgttatgacttttttttatttttttattattattattttcaattgcaaaatgcaattacattttttaggtaggaaactgaaatctgattacaagaatttaaaatgtaatgtgttacactactttatGATGGTAAAAGTAATTACAGTagcaaatttgtttttattaatcagATTACACCGAACACTGCAGTTTTGTTTTACaaggcaataaaaaaatatgtccTGTATGCTGGACTTTTTACTGCTTAACCAGTTCCCCCATCCCCAACAGAGCAAGGATTTAATTAATTTAGATTACTCACCATTAGTGGATGCTTCAACTGTCGACTTTGTGGTTTGATCCTTGCTTACTGATTGCTCAGCATTTGCATCTTGGTCTGGATGCTGTAATGTTAGAGCAGCTTCAGTTGGGGTTGCTGCTGTAGATGATTCAGACATGATGCTTTTCATGTTCTCAGACTTTTTATCCTCCAATAAAAGGGCCGTTTTATTTGCAAACCACCGCCGGATTGATTCCTCACCAAATCCACTTGATTTGGCAATCTCCTCCATTTTACTCTCATCTAGTTTACCATGGGCATCCAGGTGCTCCTTCAACACACTAATGTTAGCTTTCTGGAAGTCTTCTTCATCAACCATAGTCTGGTAACTCTCGAGCCACTTGAGCTGACCATTCTTCAGGACATAGCGGCAATCTCCAAACCAACGTACCACTTCTGGTCGCAATAGGCCAGTTTTAGCAATCAGTTCATTGTACTGGGGACTGCTGGGCCAATGGGTGCGTGCAAAGACTTGCTTAAGTAGGTGGAGCTGTTCGGGTGTTTTCTTGCCTCGGTATGGGGAATTCTGAGCAACAGCAGTCGGAGAGATGGATTGCACCACTATATTAGCCTCGATCTGGGGCAGTTGACCTTCCTCTGGCTCAACTTTTCCATTAGCTTCAGTAACTTTCAGCATTTTGAGATTGATCTTGATAGGGTTAACTTTTGGCTCAGAACCAGTCTCATCCATCCGTTTTTCCTCTTGGCCTTGTTTTGTATCAAAGGAGAGATCTTTAGCTTCAAGAATCTCCTGATTGcttgttttctctttttgttCTACCTCTTCCTCATTATCTTCTTGCTTTTCCACTCTCTCGGCTTCCTGTTTCTTCTTCTCTGCTGCCACCCTCCTCCGCCGCTCAGCAAACCAGCCATGGATCTCACGACGAGTCATCTTTGTTTCCGCCCTCAACCGGTCAACTTCTTCACTTGGTGGATCTGGGTCCTGTGCAAAGCTGGCCTCTAAAGAGCGGACTTGGTGAGGCTCCCGTTCTTTGTACCGTATAGCAGTAAAATCGGGTGATGGAGGTCGTGGATGACGTCGGTTAGGGGTTGGTGGGGATGATGTGTGCGTGGGGCTGAGAGGTGACAGCTGGGGAGTTTTGGGCCTCTCTGGGGGTGTACTGTTCTCTGACAAGTCTATAGCAGCAAATGTATCAAGTTGGGAAACGCTACCACTAGCTCCTCCAGTTGGACCACCAGCACTTGACTTTGAACCCTTCAGATTCCGGAAGTGGTAGCGGCGGTCACTGAACCATTTCCGTACCTCACGCACAGACAGACCAGTTAGGCTGATAAGCCGGTCTACTTCCTCTTGACTCGGAAACTGGCTAAGAAGAAAGCTCTCCTTTAAGGCTGCCAGCTGTACCTGGGACTTTTTGGCTTTGCTAAAGCTGGGGTCTAGGAAGTTAGCAGTGGAGAAAATGCGAGAGTTCATTGAGATCGGAGATGAGGAGTCCGATTTACTTGGTGTTGTGCTATCTGTGGTAAGTGTAGATATAAAAGTGGTGGCATTGTCGGGTGGACTGGCAAAACGGTCACTCAAACTCTTGGTGTCATTATTGTTGCCTTTACCCTCACTAGTACTTTTCACAATATTAGCATTGCTTTTAACACGAGTGTCATTAGTACCATTTGTTTTGACCTTAATATTGCTGTTGCCATTTGACTTGGCAGTGCTACTGCCACCAATACTGATTACACTAGCCTGGCTACTTATGCTGCTAGTACTTCTAATACTGCTTGAACTGCTGCTAGTACTAGCATTGCTGCTACTGCTGCAATTTCCACTACTGCTGCTACCAACAGTGCCTAAAACCATGCTGATTCCTTTTTCGGCCACAAGGGCTGCAGCGGGTCTTGCCTGCATCATAGGCTTTGCAGCAGCCTGAGGCTTGGGTGTTACGGCGAGTGTGATAGGAGCACTGCTGACCTGAATTCCGTTAGCCATCATAGGCTGGGTTACAATCACTCCTCCTTGCCCAACCAGGCTACCTTGTAAGATGTGAGAGATCCCAGCTGTACCCAGAACTGTGATAGTTGGCTGAGATGTGGTTTGTTGGGTCTGTCGATGCTGGTGCCCAGTAGAAGGTGCCACCTGTATGATTGTATTGAACATCTTTCTGCGGGCATCCTCAATCTCCTCTGGAGACCAGCTGATTCCTTGTTTCAGCCTCTGTGCAGTAAACCAGATTTTTATCTGCTCCTCGGGGCACTTGGTGACTACTGTAAGGTAGCACAGCTCAGCCTTGGTTGGATAAGGGAACTTGCTAAAGGATGTCTTTAAGAAACTGCTATTGTCCATGGATGCATTGTAGGTAGGAATGCTGCTGAGAGGGATCATAACTTTTGGAAGATTTTTGGTACTTGACAATGAGGAGGTCACAGAGGAGGGTGAAGAGGAGACAGCGATTGGAGCAGATTGTTGATTGAGACTTCTGTTCTGCACAACAGATACAACTTGTGTAACAGCCGTCTTCAGCATGGGTAAAGCCCCAGAGCCATTAACAATCTGTATGGCTGATGGTAGCGCGACTTTGCCAGCTGCTCCGTTGTGTACAATAGTGGGCACATGGGTGACTGAAACAGCAGGAGAGTCCATTTTCTCCACTGATTTAGTAATAGAAGGTGGAGGATTATCCGTGGTGGCATGAGAAACTACAATCCTTTTGGGTTCTGATTTACCCTTCAGCATTTTCATGATTGGTGTCTTGGTGATGGAAATCTCGGTTTCTTTAGAGCTAGTGTATTCAGAAGTTCCAATAGTAAGAGTCTGCTCTACCTGAACTCTGTTTTCCTTCTTCTTGAGCTGAAGGTTGGTGGTTATTGTACTGGGATGGAAACGGGCATTGTGCAGTGCTAAGCCCTCAAACTTTGCAGCACTTAATCCACAATCCACACAAAGAAAACAGGGGTCAAAGAGGAAATCTGGGTGCCGACTGTAGACATGATCAAGGAAAAGGTTTAGGTCCTTGGACTCAAAGTTGCAAGGCCTGCAAGTGTAAGTGCCAACCTCTTTTTGAGTATCACCTGTTTCTTGCCCAGAGGACTCACCCAATCTAGGACTACTTTTTCTACTTGACACCTCCCTGAAGGAGAAGTCAATGTCCTTGGTTGAAGGGCACAGTCTGTCCGGTTCATTGTCATCCTGCAGACGTATGGTCTTTACAGGAATCATGCATGGAATGGTGGACTTTCTCCTGCTAGCCATGGCTCTTTATAGCCAGTCTCTAGTGAGATACCAAAGTAATTATTATGGTTATCCAATCTTATAGACCATCGATTGAAAACCTGGTGATGGACATGACCATCAGTTCAATATAAGTATTTTGTGTCCTCTATGTGCTTCAAACCTCAGAACATCAACCTGTAAAGACATAAATAGTATTTAGAAGTAGAACCAAATAATTCTagctaaataaaatttgaaatttaaataacattaaaaaaaaaacacatttactagCCTACAATCACATTTGTTCATTTAGCtgccacttttatccaaagcgatttacaaatgaggaatatagCAAAAAGC
Encoded proteins:
- the zhx3b gene encoding zinc fingers and homeoboxes protein 3, which translates into the protein MASRRKSTIPCMIPVKTIRLQDDNEPDRLCPSTKDIDFSFREVSSRKSSPRLGESSGQETGDTQKEVGTYTCRPCNFESKDLNLFLDHVYSRHPDFLFDPCFLCVDCGLSAAKFEGLALHNARFHPSTITTNLQLKKKENRVQVEQTLTIGTSEYTSSKETEISITKTPIMKMLKGKSEPKRIVVSHATTDNPPPSITKSVEKMDSPAVSVTHVPTIVHNGAAGKVALPSAIQIVNGSGALPMLKTAVTQVVSVVQNRSLNQQSAPIAVSSSPSSVTSSLSSTKNLPKVMIPLSSIPTYNASMDNSSFLKTSFSKFPYPTKAELCYLTVVTKCPEEQIKIWFTAQRLKQGISWSPEEIEDARRKMFNTIIQVAPSTGHQHRQTQQTTSQPTITVLGTAGISHILQGSLVGQGGVIVTQPMMANGIQVSSAPITLAVTPKPQAAAKPMMQARPAAALVAEKGISMVLGTVGSSSSGNCSSSSNASTSSSSSSIRSTSSISSQASVISIGGSSTAKSNGNSNIKVKTNGTNDTRVKSNANIVKSTSEGKGNNNDTKSLSDRFASPPDNATTFISTLTTDSTTPSKSDSSSPISMNSRIFSTANFLDPSFSKAKKSQVQLAALKESFLLSQFPSQEEVDRLISLTGLSVREVRKWFSDRRYHFRNLKGSKSSAGGPTGGASGSVSQLDTFAAIDLSENSTPPERPKTPQLSPLSPTHTSSPPTPNRRHPRPPSPDFTAIRYKEREPHQVRSLEASFAQDPDPPSEEVDRLRAETKMTRREIHGWFAERRRRVAAEKKKQEAERVEKQEDNEEEVEQKEKTSNQEILEAKDLSFDTKQGQEEKRMDETGSEPKVNPIKINLKMLKVTEANGKVEPEEGQLPQIEANIVVQSISPTAVAQNSPYRGKKTPEQLHLLKQVFARTHWPSSPQYNELIAKTGLLRPEVVRWFGDCRYVLKNGQLKWLESYQTMVDEEDFQKANISVLKEHLDAHGKLDESKMEEIAKSSGFGEESIRRWFANKTALLLEDKKSENMKSIMSESSTAATPTEAALTLQHPDQDANAEQSVSKDQTTKSTVEASTNESD